Proteins from a genomic interval of Desulfobacteraceae bacterium:
- the thiE gene encoding thiamine phosphate synthase, protein MTVRKARFSGEGKELYCFADTLALCDALLAAGARIIQLREKTLGDAAFLRLAGQMAERVRRQPGAVFIVNDRVAAALAVGADGVHIGQEDADYRDVLQRVPPGMLVGVSVDTVSQALAAQAAGADYLWAGAVFATSTKKDARLIGLHGLQAITVAVRIPVVAIGGISLDNIRQVDGAGARRKLSPSRGLERFLSHADQGDRR, encoded by the coding sequence CGTTTCTCAGGCGAAGGCAAGGAACTTTACTGCTTCGCCGACACCCTGGCGCTGTGTGACGCCCTGCTGGCTGCCGGCGCCAGGATTATTCAGCTGCGGGAGAAAACCCTCGGTGATGCGGCCTTTTTGCGTCTTGCGGGGCAGATGGCCGAACGGGTGCGCCGACAGCCCGGCGCGGTCTTCATTGTCAACGACCGGGTGGCGGCCGCCCTGGCCGTTGGGGCGGACGGGGTCCACATCGGTCAGGAGGACGCCGATTACCGCGATGTTCTGCAGCGGGTGCCGCCCGGCATGCTGGTGGGGGTATCGGTGGACACGGTGAGCCAGGCGCTGGCGGCCCAGGCCGCCGGGGCGGATTATCTCTGGGCCGGGGCCGTTTTCGCGACCTCCACCAAAAAAGACGCCCGGCTTATCGGCCTTCATGGCCTGCAGGCGATTACGGTGGCGGTAAGAATTCCGGTGGTGGCCATCGGCGGGATTTCGCTGGACAATATCCGCCAAGTGGATGGGGCCGGCGCCCGCCGGAAGCTTTCGCCGTCACGGGGTTTGGAAAGGTTTCTGAGCCATGCAGATCAAGGAGATCGGCGGTGA
- a CDS encoding hydroxyethylthiazole kinase has product MTDISVIDRGAVQTLLCAIRRQASLVHRITNWVTVADCAQITRSVGALPVMAHMAEEVAEMVRLAGALVLNIGTLDRAVLESMQIAGRKANALGIPVVLDIVGCGATAARSAAVKELSAGLQLAVIKGNIGEIGAGGGRTGRDPHGLQERAFRQRLRLGPSRANARRPGPGRPEKEG; this is encoded by the coding sequence TTGACTGACATCTCGGTTATCGACCGGGGGGCCGTTCAAACACTCCTTTGCGCTATCCGGCGGCAGGCGTCGCTGGTACACCGCATCACCAACTGGGTGACCGTCGCCGATTGCGCCCAGATAACCCGATCGGTGGGCGCGCTGCCGGTCATGGCCCACATGGCCGAGGAGGTGGCCGAGATGGTCCGGCTGGCCGGCGCGCTGGTCCTCAATATCGGGACCCTGGACCGCGCGGTTCTGGAGAGCATGCAGATCGCCGGTCGAAAGGCCAATGCGCTGGGCATTCCGGTGGTGCTGGACATCGTGGGCTGCGGGGCCACCGCGGCCCGCTCAGCGGCGGTCAAAGAGCTCAGCGCCGGGCTGCAGTTGGCGGTGATCAAGGGCAATATCGGGGAAATCGGCGCCGGCGGCGGCCGAACGGGCCGAGACCCCCATGGCCTTCAAGAGCGCGCTTTTAGACAGCGTCTACGCCTTGGCCCAAGCCGCGCGAACGCCCGGCGCCCCGGGCCGGGGAGACCTGAAAAGGAAGGGTGA
- the thiL gene encoding thiamine-phosphate kinase, whose amino-acid sequence MQIKEIGGEFALIDRLRRLVPGRCPGLIVGIGDDAAVLETADEAFYQLVTADLLVENQHFSFTWCGPEAVGFKAVEANVSDIAAMGGEPGAMLVSLALPPETPVETAEALYRGMGCSCRRNRVTVVGGDTTRGEAITVGITLMGKVAVDRLCLRSHARVGDLIGVTGTLGGSAAGLALMQRNLPVSRDLRRKHLVPECRLDAAPLLAPLVNAMIDVSDGLAPEVGHICDRSGVGARIAADQIPLHPGVAAAAAALGRDPLGFALGGGEDYELLFTLAPRNLERLRRSGLNFTVVGEIVPAAAGRLLVIAGGVSVPLQGGYNHFD is encoded by the coding sequence ATGCAGATCAAGGAGATCGGCGGTGAATTCGCCCTGATCGACCGGCTTCGCCGGCTGGTCCCCGGCCGGTGTCCCGGGCTGATCGTCGGTATCGGTGACGATGCCGCGGTCCTGGAAACCGCCGATGAGGCGTTTTACCAGCTGGTCACCGCGGACCTGCTGGTGGAAAACCAGCATTTCAGCTTCACCTGGTGCGGGCCCGAGGCGGTCGGCTTCAAGGCCGTCGAAGCCAATGTCAGCGACATCGCCGCCATGGGCGGGGAGCCGGGCGCCATGCTGGTCAGCCTGGCGCTGCCGCCGGAGACCCCCGTTGAAACCGCCGAGGCCCTCTACCGGGGCATGGGGTGTTCCTGCCGCCGGAACCGGGTGACGGTCGTCGGCGGCGACACCACACGCGGCGAGGCCATCACGGTCGGCATCACCCTCATGGGGAAGGTGGCCGTAGACCGCTTGTGCCTGCGCAGCCACGCCCGGGTGGGAGACCTGATCGGGGTGACCGGCACCCTGGGCGGCTCGGCCGCCGGTCTGGCCCTGATGCAGCGCAATCTGCCGGTCAGCCGCGACCTGCGCCGCAAGCACCTCGTTCCCGAGTGCCGCCTGGATGCCGCGCCCCTGCTGGCCCCGCTGGTCAACGCGATGATCGACGTCAGCGACGGGTTGGCCCCCGAGGTGGGGCATATCTGCGATCGGAGCGGCGTCGGCGCCCGGATCGCGGCCGACCAAATTCCCCTTCACCCGGGTGTGGCCGCTGCCGCAGCCGCCCTGGGCCGGGATCCGCTGGGATTTGCCCTCGGCGGCGGCGAAGATTACGAATTGCTCTTCACCCTCGCACCCCGCAACCTGGAACGGCTGCGCCGCTCGGGGCTCAACTTCACCGTCGTCGGTGAGATCGTCCCCGCCGCCGCGGGCCGCCTGCTGGTGATTGCTGGCGGGGTGAGCGTCCCGCTTCAGGGAGGATACAACCACTTTGACTGA
- a CDS encoding ABC transporter ATP-binding protein gives MLLEVSELVKRYRDLVAVDRVDFAIEGGTCFGLLGPNGAGKTTTIEMIEGIIVPSAGEIRYKGAPRGAAFREEIGIQFQQTGLLAFLTVFETLQTLQGLYRRRRDLAALVAQCGLGEIRDQMNDKISGGQRQRLLLALALVNDPELLFLDEPSTGLDPQARRNLWDIIGEIKAQGKTIILTTHYMEEAQALCDQVAIMDRGRIIARGTPLGLIRQHCEGITIVLPEDGFNGPVEAVADHFHRVNGNIEIQTTDTHGCLRRLMAGGVDITGLTVRSPNLEDVFLNLTGRKLRA, from the coding sequence ATGCTCCTTGAGGTCAGCGAACTCGTCAAGCGCTACCGGGATCTGGTGGCGGTGGACCGGGTCGACTTCGCCATCGAGGGCGGTACCTGCTTCGGGCTGCTGGGCCCCAACGGCGCCGGCAAAACCACCACCATCGAGATGATCGAAGGCATCATCGTGCCCAGCGCCGGCGAGATCCGCTACAAGGGCGCCCCCCGCGGTGCGGCCTTCCGCGAGGAGATCGGCATCCAGTTCCAGCAGACCGGCCTGCTGGCCTTTCTGACGGTCTTTGAAACCCTGCAAACCCTGCAGGGCCTTTACCGCCGGCGCCGGGACCTGGCGGCGCTGGTGGCCCAGTGCGGTCTGGGGGAGATCCGCGACCAGATGAACGACAAGATCTCCGGCGGCCAGCGCCAGCGGCTGCTGCTGGCGCTGGCACTGGTCAACGACCCGGAACTGCTTTTCCTGGATGAACCGTCGACCGGGTTGGACCCCCAGGCGCGCCGAAACCTGTGGGACATCATCGGCGAGATCAAGGCCCAGGGCAAAACCATCATTCTCACCACCCACTACATGGAGGAGGCCCAGGCCCTCTGCGATCAGGTCGCCATCATGGATCGCGGCCGCATCATCGCCCGTGGGACACCGCTGGGCCTCATCCGGCAGCACTGCGAGGGGATCACCATCGTCCTGCCCGAAGACGGTTTCAACGGACCGGTGGAAGCAGTGGCGGACCACTTTCACCGGGTCAACGGCAATATTGAAATCCAGACCACCGACACCCATGGCTGTTTGCGGCGGCTGATGGCCGGCGGGGTGGACATCACCGGTCTGACGGTCCGCTCACCCAACCTCGAAGACGTCTTTCTCAACCTCACCGGGCGCAAACTGCGGGCCTGA